The region CCCCAAATTCAATTACTGAAGGTCGTACTTGTTGCCCTCAACCAACAACTGTTGGTGGTGTTGTTTATCCCAGTAGGGGTTTTGGCAGGGTTGAAGGATATTTTGACCCTTTCCGCCCCGCCTGTGTTGGTCTGTAGTTTATTTCGTTTACGGAACCTTGCCTACATTAACCGCCTTCTTTGGCGGTAGTAGTCCCTTTGATGTGCCGagtaatttatttgaataatttccATTTGTTCTAAGGATGACCTAGtcgcctttatttttttttccccttttccccCTTCCaacattgaataaaaaaaaattgttagtctAAAACATCTCTCACGTTGAAATAGACaagtatgataatcaaatctCTCACGTTGCATTAAAAAATCCATTTTACGTTGCATTAAAAAATCTCTCACGTTGCTCCCGAAGGCTATTGCCCATTCGTAAGTTTTTGTAATATATGTAGCATTTGGGTTGTTGCTCATAATAGATTTGTGTTGATTAAGGTTTgggtataaaataatttttgttatagTAGGCCTAGGGCTAAGCTTAATTATTTTTGGCCAAAATATATGGATTTAGCTATTTATATACTAtagttaaagaaattttttaaaagatggaGAGGGCCATGGCCAATactatttttgtagtgagacgTGCGCGTGGGTCTCACTTAAAGACAAAGTGTGGAACAAAAATAGAGATAAAAATTTACAGGGTTTAGTCTATGACATACATCTATAGGATAAAGTTCTAAAAGTTATATTTTACCTTTATTCCTTAATAATTTTGCAATAAAGAAGACTGATCATAGCTATACAGAGAATTGAAATAATCAAATATGAtaatcaaatctgattgattTGTACCTTTAAAGAAATATATTGGAAAGTACGTCCACATGATATTATAGAGTAAATATCGGGTGTTGGATGACCAAATTAATGTGATTCGCACATGTGAATGGTCCATTAATATTATCACCTCTTATTGAAGCTAACGAACTATATATGGAGTATCAGTACTATTGCCTTGCGATTTTATTGGATAACCAAAGGTTGTCATTTCCTATTTTTTGCAAGCTACTTAATTACAATCATAAGTGAATGGTAATAGTTACTCTTTTGTCATTACAAAAAGATTAGAGAATTAAAGAACATATAAATGTATAAAATTGCAACCATCTTGATCTTCCATAGGTCTAGAGGCACATATACGTATGCGTGTTACGGTGTTAGGCATTAGgggataagtgaagtttttctttcattttattttttcttatatatctGCATATGTATGTAATCTTTAATTGTTTGAATTTGCTTGCATTGGTTGGGTTTCGCATGATCATCATTACTCCTTTGTTTGGttgtctaaatttttttttttttttttaaaaaaaaaaatggttagacCTGCAACTCTTTTACAACAAGTTGATACTTGTTTGCAAGTTATAAGAGTTGTAGCAGCAGATCGAATTACTCTACATCTACGTcatttataatttatgttaacaaaaatattagACTTCAAATCATGTtacaactcttttacaattttaataTGTGTCAACAGGTGATTAGagggtattaattttttttttttttttttggttgtagtTAATGTATCTCCAATCAAGTGCTAACACATTTTAAGAGttataaaagaatttaaaatagttttatttaaCATAGTTCTTATCATAAGTCATCTAATGTAAAAACTTTAAGCGAAACTTCACTTATACCTCCCGAGGTGTCACTGGTTTGTTGACctcaaattattaaaagttGCAATATTGATGTCATCTAATTTTTCAATACTTTATGGGAAACTTGACTAACCCCCTGATGTTTCAACACTTTTGTAATTATGTACTCCAagtttaaatattggaacaattaaatcctaacaaggatggaaaaaatattcaaaatactcatgtttttatattaaaataaaaagaaaaagtttgctGCCTGGCTGATCCACGGCTTTGGGTCTAGTCGTGGGTCATGTGACCCACAGCCTTGCCAGACCCACAGTGGCCATGGGTCTAGTTCCAACGactattgtgtgtgtgtgtgtgtttttttttttttttttaaaaaaaaaaaattaagggcaacttttatttttataaattttacatggTTATAAAAGACATTTTAATTGCTTACCGCTTGATTTAAACCTAAATCTTCATAGCAGAGATGCCATTGCAAACTTCTAAAACATGAGACTTgccattgcaactttttaaactttgagagtatgattgcaaaagtgtcAAAACATCaaaggttaagtgaagttttccctttaatttttttttttttattattttctagaacttttaattttaatttaattaatagtaaatttgtattttttttttctaaattttatagGAGTATAAGAGATATTTAACATGTTAACCGTTAGagtaaacatatatatataaagccctAACATTAAggagtaattctacatataCATTAAGGGTGAGATTAACAGCTAGAGATTCAAAATAGAATATTCACATTGCAACGTCTTTTGATAATTCAAAGTTCAACATTGCAAAAACAATGATATATCGAGagataagtgaaattttccaaatactttGATCTATACcgaaaagagtttttttttaagcaaatggAATTGATGAACTGGAGTATTAAAATACGAATGGTTCTTCCCATTAATTTCTATGATACCAAGCAAGAcataacaaaatatcaacattCGTCACCATTAATCAAGTCAGgttgttaaatcacaatttattccaaaagtttaggctaataaaaaatagttaatttaattaaataaatcaactttttataaataaataaaaactaaaaactaaaagaagaaagaagaccttttcttttttctttttttttttcttgtaacttTATGTTGATCTtcctctccaaaaaaaaaatgttgatctGGCTTTAGATGACCTAATGTGATTCACCTATGCGAATGGTCCAGTAATATTATTACCTCGATCTTATTGCCGCCAACAAGCAATGGAGTATCAGTGTTGGATGGCCAAAGGATTTATTCTGTAAATTTTGCTTAATTAATACGAAAATGGTAAGTTCAAACGTGAAGAATGTGAGTttacatgtcatttttcttCGCCATTTTTCTTCACTTCCCACAGTCAagtaaaagcaaaagcaaaatagCATGCAGCTCATTCACGAGAGCCTCGTGAACCAGATCACAGTTTTCTCTCTTCCAAACATGCAGAACTTGTGAGTCAAATGGTCACTCCCTAGGCCTCTAGCAGAAATATTGAAACCCCTACCAACCCTCggatcaaaaatcaaaacctaaTCGACTGTCTAAAACTTACTTGAAAGTTTCTGAATCAGATTTCGTAGCCTTTAAGAACCGGTCCCAGCCCCTCTAATTCCTCGCTCGGAGCATCAAGTTTGTGGGCATAGTTTCCTCACTGCCTTGCATCTTCCCTATCCTTGCCCAcaatcttgtcttctgaatttTGTGGGTTTATTTCCTATCTGCCCTTACCATACCAATCACGATAGAGATATATTTGATGCCACCCTCTACTCTTGCTTAACTTAAGTATTGTTTCTTGAATTTCGAGTGagttttttagatttttggtACGCTTCATGGCTGCCCTCGGATACCTCCATCTTATGTACTAATTATCGCTTTTCCCTACTCCATCCAATAAACGGAGAGCAGAATGGTATTTTGGCTCATCAAGGGATTAATCTTCGGTCCAGAATAAGCAGTTTTGGGAAACAggtaaatcatttttatttgaccaactttatgttttttataTGCAACGTGCTGAATATGTTTTTAAGTTATGTAAAATTTTAAACGATGTGACATtatgtacaccattagatgcaataataacaaaaaaaattaactttaaaattCCATGTATTAATCAATctacttaattaatactttaacacttatCTCATTTCAAATGTTGCCTTAACAAGTGAATTGCACAACaccaaaaatatgtaatttgaaTGGTGTAAATTGTAAAGTTATGGTTCGAATTCAAAATTaactctgatatcatgttaaatcactagtaattttaacaaatttaaccttataaaaataataaatttaattatttaattaatactttaacaattatCAAATTGGTAATATCTCAAGTTATCAATGACTTCTCTAATGATAACAGGCGTATATCAAGGCCATGCTAATAATAGCCGTACGTTGTCGTTGTAAAGTCattatatattatcaaattttgaaaaggcaaaattattttgagtatGTGACATTTTTATTGTGGCAATGGATCAAAATGCCAATTTAAAAGCGTGCTTATTAATTATAGAAGTAGCTAGAAAATGTTGAGATAGCCTCAAACTTAGTGTAAatgttttgaaatatatatgaaCATCGATCCaagaaaatataatatcaaTTTGGGAGCTCCCTCCAATTTAGTGTTCTCTTATTTCCTCTAATACAAGGTTTGGATTGTGCCGCATCAATTAAATAAAATCTAAgagttaaaaataaagagatatgatacgtttacaacttttgtacTAATCTTGTACAatttcaacaacttttttttaccCACGAAgaatctcatctctctctccttcacTACACCCAAGCCTCGGCCAGCATCGCGATCCCACCAACGACAAAGTGCATGATAGATCAAAGCCTCCCGACCACGTACACCTATAGACCCTATAACTATCAGCCACTCATGGTCCAACCACccaaatcacaaacccaaaattCAAACATccaaaatccaaaaccaaattCTCCTATAATCCTTAGATTTTATTTAGTTGATGTGGTATAATCCAGAACTTGCATTGGAGGAAACATGAGAAAACTAAATTGGAGGGGAGCCGCACTCCTATATATTGGTTTAAACGTCTAATATAAGCAAAATTTAGGGTCACTTATGAAAACACTGTTGATATTTTGAACATTTGGGAGACCCAAGTAGCTAGAAACCAAGTTATCACCAAGTTttgtaataataaataaaatgatatttcTCCTAATTTTCTATTAGTGTTTGGTTAAATCCATGAGTTAAAAAGTGAGATAAGAAATGATAATACAACCAATAATTACCAAAGAATACTATGGTGGAGCACGGCACCTCAAAATtggtaaaaattaaaacaaatatatttatttgtgattcttactttttttttaatggttataTCAATTAACCCTAGCGAACATAACAGTACGATATAGTTCATCCTCCTATTTGACTTGAGTCCTATGTTAATTAAAATGGAACTCATTGATCAGAACCGGACATGTGTCTCTTGTATTTTGAAACTGGAACTAGCCAAACCCTAAATAATATACTTATAATAATGTCCACTATTGATAGAGTTCATATTTAAATATGATACCATGATGACATTTAATCttatcatatatttatataaaactGAGTTTTTTCTTGAAGAGAGCTTAAAATCTGTACACGTGGTATGAACCGGTTATTTTGAAAGGTTGAACCGTACGTGTGTTTATTGAACccattgtttttaaaattgaactGTGCCATTTAGTTAGACTGCAGTTTATGTGTGTTTCAATGCTGACTTAACGTGCATTTCTTCtcgtttccttttctttctctaactGTGAGACGTCTCACCCTTCTCTCTCTAACTCTTATAGACGctcgctctccctctctttctttctcttttatgttctttttctcttctctttcttcttctccgctattctctctttcttctgatttccttttctttctctaacCATCTCACCCTTCTCTCTGTAACTCTCACagatgtgatttaaaaaattaaaataaaaataaaactctcATAGAcgctccctctccctctctttctttctcttatgttctttttctcttctcttttttcttctccgcTATTCTGCTATGAGCTCTAGACGTTTCCTGACAAGAACCATGAAAAAAAGGGGCTTCGGACACCAATGTGCGATACATCACCTGTTGAGCAATCTTCCAGATTATTCTATGAAGTGCGGGGCGTGGATTGAGGCTGAAGTAGTGTGGGTCAGTTAGGTTGTTAGTTGGATAATGGAGTCATGGGCTATATGGGTTGTGGGTCAGTAGTGGGTTATCAGTTTATCAACTTTTTCCTTTGTTTCCTTCACTTACTGGCCCGTTATTCTTTTTCCAAAATccaatttatttcctttttgttatttttggagaTTTCTTGGGCATATTCTTTTTTATCAGCGAAAATCGAATCGAAGAAAGTAGCGTGGAGCGTCCATTTTAGTGTAACGAAGGGAGATCAGAGGGCTGAATATCTGGGAAATTTTCGTTTTTGCCATCAGTTTTGGACGCATTGTACGGTGCTGGGGCGGGCATTTTGGTCAATCTGATTTTTTCGGATCCCTTTTATTACTCCTTGAGTATTTGCAAGGACAGAGTTTTGTGATATTGTAGAGAGAAAGCAAGCATGTGGTGGATGATGGGCGAGACAGGAAGCCATTACTGTAACAAGAAATCCGATGATATTTGCGGCAATGTTTGTGGTAAGGTATATGTTGTTTATTAATTAGAGTTCATTGtatttgtatacatatatatatatgcttttgttGATAATTTTATTTGGCTCAAACCTCTACTTTGAATTTCCCCGAtttggtggaattttttttatcatgtgtagtcTTGGGTTTAAGTTTTGGCATCTCTCTCACGCCCATTCATATTTTCTTATGTAATTTTActtgcaacaaaataaaatgttgaatttgaaaactGGTGCTTTAGATGTTGGTAATTGCATTTATACAAGTACATTGCGCTTGAAgtttatttctttcaaatttgtcAACATTTACTGTTAGGATAATTCATAGATCAGACTCATGTTATTTTTAGGTGTTCTACTTATTAATATGTTGTACTTTGCTACTTTAGGTTTCACTTACTTGATTATGGTTGATTATGGTTGGACAGATGGAGGTTTGTATCTTACTGAGAAACTCTACTCAGAAAGTTTGAAACTATCAAAGATAGACTTAAGTTCTTCTTCAACAACCATAGATAAAAGAAAGCGATTCACTTTGTATAGATGTAATTCATCTATTTTGATATGAATCTGGCAGAGCTAGGTGCTTGACTTGCTATCTTTCTTTCCATtataattatttctattttttttttttttttgcaatcaaataaatcatctcaTATGAAGTTCAATGCTTAATTATTTCTTTGGTGTTTCAAAACCgtttatattctttttctgtACAAccgtttctattctttttttaattcaaatggcttttttcttttttgtaaattttacactaaattcagaGAGAGGAAGATAGAGAGTTTCTTAGACGATTTCTTAGTTTGCACTGTTATTAATTGAGtagaatttttggttttttctttgtaatgCTGATTGTTTACATTCTTAATTGATGGCTGACATTAGCTTTTaaggctttataatggattatgatttgtttttatatatttttttaatgggatTTTATATTATCATATGTTTTCATTCATGCCATGTTTGTGTTTTTGGGTTATCAATATTTCTAtcactattttttctttttctttttttaaggacaaaaatttcttgtaatccaattttttttatgttcgtACACCAACATAGttcatttcattttaaactacataTATATGAACACTTATTTAACATGTTCCAATTTACAAGGATTAAACtttatgaatttttaaatttatttaatatgtgCGGTTATATTATTGAGTAAAGAACTGTTCAAGATGAtcttataaacatttttttgtatatatttttagtagcaattagttaaatgagtgagaaaagaaaattgattactaataatcttttaaagacttttcaaataaattataataaaaacaacCCGCTTTATGCTAGTtagttataaataataatttgatgtgatagtaaaaattactttaattttatttgtaatttcatataatataattataatttttactatcatcGGGACTGATTCAAATATTTGATTATCGTACGTTTGTCATCCCTTACAGTCAGATTTGATAGGTGAGCATTGAGGATTAACACTTCAAAGTATCCAAATTTGCATTGGGAATCCCGCATGAATAGTCTTTCGCTATTTTGATTCCCTAATTAACACTTAAATTTTCCTTGAGAAAGAAATATTACATTTGTTACATGCAATAATCTAATAACCcataacaggaaaaaaaaaaaaaaaaaaaaaaaatatcaataattcaTTAATATGTCAAAACGTAAAGTTATTTTgagtcataattttttttaaagaggtcTTTTGATTCATCTAAGAAACACGAAAAAGACATTTTacttctttctttatatatatatatatatatatatatatatatatatatatatatatatatatatatatatatatatatatataatgccacACAATGAATgggaaaaaaaagaggagaaaatacactttacttGAAACAAGGCAATAATCTCCAGATGTATGTTTCACACATTGCACTCATCAACAACCAACCTTATCCCtcataagagcattcctagtagcctcaccaaattttattcaccaaaataattaaaaattatttttttctattctggttagccactttattaaaatttccccagcagcctcaccattttttcatatctatttattttttctctatataatctttttacaaaaaatcattcatatccatgaaataatgacattatcgtgtgagagattggagatgggagaagaaaatgagagaaaaaaggaaaaaagtgtgcaatcatgtgagagagaaaggtgaaacaaaatttggtgagtgggttgttgagtgaaaatgcctcatctaatttggttagtaatttcagtcatcaaaattttttggttaaaatggtgaggctgctagaagtgatttttcaggattttcatcaaattggctcaccaaaatagctaaaaaactattttggtgaggctaccaGGAATGCTCTCAGTAGTACGTAATCAAAAGTTACTTTGTGAGATGGGCTGTTAGAATAGCTACGGTTTAAGGCTATTAAAGCACATGAAACATGATTATAATGGATATGGAAAATGAGAACCAAAGCGtaacatttttacttttaatagaTCTACTATACTAATTGGCCAAAAATTGGTCGGCTTCATAGTATATAGACCAAAAATTGCTTGTAAGTTGTAAGTTACttgattaaaaatatatcaaaaagaGGTTACATCTTTTACTTACTATAGAAGAAGAGAGTTGGGATAATAATAACGAAAGTCATACAATCCTAGTTTTGCCCGTCCAAAAATGTagatagatttttatttattttttgtgtgttGTGTAATGATTACTCTTTAGTATTTACGTTTTTGTATTAATTTGTTGCTTTGTAAATTTTTTGTAATCATAAAGAGACAACCATTATTCAGATGTGCAATTTACACCACAATTATATTGTTGTCATTTTCAGTAAGAAGCTACTGCGAATGAAACCAAATCAAAGGATATATTCTGCAGTTATggataaaatcaattcaaaggATATAGCAGTAACACATAACTATGTTGACCAAACCATGTTGACCAAGTACTCACACGCATGCACGTGTTTATCGCAGGTTGTTAGTCTTCCGCTGTTATTTGCTTTCAAACTAATTAAAATGTAAAGCTTAGATATACTACATGATAATTGCCTATATAAATGAGTTAATTGAGCCAAAACGTAGTATGGTGTTATAGTCAATACTTTCAAAGTGTGTTTGAGTCAATGGCTTCCTTGTGAACTATTATTCCAACCCTGAcattcttcttttgtttgcttAGCTTGTCTAAAGGTAGACAGTTTCATGGTTGGAGACAAGGAAAATTCATGGAGTAGTCGGCCACCTTCTTCAGATTCTCTCAGTCGGTGGGCTGAGAAAAACCGATTCAATGTTGGCGATTTTCTCAGTAATATCTCATCTCGCTTCAGTCCTCTTTTTCTTGTAAAGTTTAATTCTTTCATGCCTTTTGTActagtttttaataattttaactCTCTCTTTACATAATTTTTCATGTTGCCGGGTTTTGATTTACTTGCATTTTCCTGCATTAATTATCAactgagttttatttttttatttccagTTTATCTTTTTGTGCACATGCAGAGAATTGAAAATTCAGTTCATGAATGATCGAAGACTTGTGTTTTGTTACAATTCTTATGcagcaaaaagttaaaaataaataaaaataaaaggaattgAGTTTTCATTTTCTCATGTTGTACTTCATAtgatcaattttttgttttttaggtaATGTTATACTCCTCTTATAAAATTGAGATAACGTGacagtaatttttaaaaagaaaaatcaatagttgattttctactttttttttttttcctcttcataACGTTTATCGGGAGGTTCAACTTTCTCTCCATCCTAACAACAATATCCTCATTTTCTTGACTCTTCATTCTTCGAATACAATCTCAACATTGATTCAGTACTGCAACTAACAAAGGAGGAGTACGAGAGCTGCAACCAATCCAACCCTATCAAAGAATACAAGGATACCAAAACCGAGGTTGAGCTTGACAGGCCAGGACCCTTCTATTTCATCAGCAAAGCTGGGGGAAGCTATGAGAAAGGCCAAAAGATCTGCCACCAGACAGTAGTGGTGCACGCTCTTGGATTGAGGGGTGGGTTTGGTGTTCTTGTGGGAATTATATTAGTGAGCTTAGTGGAAATGTGGTTAATCTTTGAACGTAGAGTATAGGGGAAATGtcaacttttattttcaatattattatgTTTCTATGAATTATGTAGAAGAGGAGGCCGAATGTGAACTTTCCTAGTCATGTTATGAAAGCTACAACAACATATATGAAAGGAGTCACAGTATTTATAATTTGTTTGGCTTGCTTAATTTGCaaagttttgtttttgctttatgaTTTAGCATTTGTTCCATTTCCTtccaaatttatttaaaatggtcataatttgttttttacgtagcatttttaataaattgaaattaccATATGAAGATGGCAAATTGGGCGATCAAGTAAACAAAGCGATCCTCGCTCATATATGaaaaatttgtaattacttAATTTATATAGTCCTCGTTGGGATTTGATAAAATTCTTTAggttatttatttctttatgtatTCTAGAGTTTAGTGTACGGTTTCTTTGCTACTACTCATTCttgctctataaatagagctaTGTAACATGGTTTTATATACTCAATAATACAAGACATAGCCCATATGTGTTTCcgctctctctcctctttttaataattctcttattcaatttttaacatggtattataGCCACTTTCTTTTGGCCTTCAATGTCATGTTTTTCAGGTGTCCTTTGCGTGCTGTATGACTATCTCATAATTCAAGTCGTCCAAATGCCGCTTCACGCCTCTGAAAACACTATTAGTCTCTTCTACGCTTTCACCCCAGCTCAATCTGAAAAAATAATCCCTTAATCAAGCTTGTGAGGTATAGATCTACTTATCTATGGAATATCTGCTGCCACACGCCGGCAGATCTTTTATGTGTCAATTGCACTCGCCACATGCTGAAACCTAATATGCGCGTAGGATCCACGTGCTACATGCATCAATCCAGTTCAGACCTTTTTTTCTCAGTTTAGATCGTTAGATATCGGTTCCTCAAGGTTCATCTTGGTTCGGCCACTTTTACAGTAGGTTCAAACCGGCCGGTTCCAAGAGATTCCTAGCTGATTCAGTTCGTTTCAGGCCAAACCGATCCACAATGGGAACCCAACCCAACTCAAATGACTAGGCCAGCCAACCCAAACCTGTCAAAAAGGCTTAGCCTAGCAGGCCAACCAATCAACCTGGTTCACTTCGTTTTAGGCAAGACCGACCCATTAAATGGTCCATGGGTTTTGGGCCATAACGGCCCAAATCTTTTAACGAATCCGGTCCAATACCACGTTAACTCATTTTTCAAGCTGATTTGGCCCAATCTGTCAACCCATTTCAAGGGTCCAGACCAAACTAGCCCACTCATCAATTGGACAGCCGGGTTCTAATATGGGCATACAAATTCAACCCAGGATGCCCACTCATTTCAGGCCAAACTAGTCCACAATGGCCAAGTTTAGCCACTGCCGCAACTGGCTACTACCTTCAATAGCCGCCATCCA is a window of Alnus glutinosa chromosome 4, dhAlnGlut1.1, whole genome shotgun sequence DNA encoding:
- the LOC133866567 gene encoding early nodulin-like protein 14, which gives rise to MHVFIAACLKVDSFMVGDKENSWSSRPPSSDSLSRWAEKNRFNVGDFLILQLTKEEYESCNQSNPIKEYKDTKTEVELDRPGPFYFISKAGGSYEKGQKICHQTVVVHALGLRGGFGVLVGIILVSLVEMWLIFERRV